A region of Selenomonadales bacterium 4137-cl DNA encodes the following proteins:
- a CDS encoding metalloregulator ArsR/SmtB family transcription factor, which produces MAEEIVTKLTADFFKTLSHPVRVNILRILKDGERCVCEIIDELDIEQSNLSQHLGVMKKQGLLESRKDGQKVMYRVVYPSVFEVVSAVEKTLSEQISHSQSFLKFLK; this is translated from the coding sequence ATGGCTGAAGAGATTGTTACTAAGCTAACTGCGGATTTTTTCAAAACGCTTTCCCATCCGGTACGGGTTAACATTCTGCGTATTCTGAAAGATGGCGAACGCTGCGTGTGTGAGATAATTGATGAACTGGACATCGAGCAGTCGAACCTGTCGCAGCACCTGGGAGTAATGAAAAAACAAGGTCTGCTGGAATCAAGGAAAGATGGTCAAAAGGTAATGTACCGTGTTGTATACCCTTCAGTATTTGAAGTAGTCAGCGCGGTGGAGAAGACGCTAAGTGAGCAGATTTCCCACAGTCAAAGTTTCCTTAAGTTTTTAAAGTAA
- a CDS encoding cytochrome c biogenesis protein CcdA, with protein sequence METILTFLSGLLYSAPIVALAAAFAWGILSVVLSPCHMASIPLVVGFVSQKNGKSPGKAFRISFLFAIGILVAIAVLGAITAAMGRLMGDIGSWINYLVAAVFLFVGLYLLEWIEWPWAGREMKSDIGAGYMAVLGMGLLFGMSLGPCTFAFMAPILGIVFGVSAAQPVFAMAMLAAFALGHCSVILLAGMLTDQVQRYLNWTARTKAAIAIRKVSGLLVIVVAGYLIYLAL encoded by the coding sequence ATGGAAACAATTTTGACGTTTCTTTCGGGCTTACTATATTCGGCGCCGATCGTCGCTTTGGCGGCGGCTTTTGCCTGGGGTATTTTAAGCGTTGTTTTAAGCCCCTGCCATATGGCCAGCATTCCGCTGGTTGTCGGCTTTGTTAGTCAGAAAAACGGTAAATCACCAGGCAAAGCTTTTCGCATATCCTTTCTATTCGCTATTGGCATCTTAGTTGCAATCGCCGTTCTTGGTGCGATAACGGCCGCCATGGGACGGTTAATGGGGGATATCGGAAGCTGGATTAATTATTTGGTGGCAGCGGTATTTCTGTTTGTTGGTCTGTATTTGTTGGAATGGATTGAATGGCCTTGGGCAGGTAGGGAAATGAAGTCAGACATCGGGGCAGGATATATGGCTGTCTTGGGTATGGGACTGTTGTTCGGGATGAGTTTGGGTCCCTGCACTTTCGCCTTTATGGCGCCTATATTGGGGATTGTCTTCGGAGTGTCGGCGGCCCAGCCTGTTTTTGCCATGGCAATGCTGGCCGCTTTCGCTCTGGGGCATTGTTCCGTAATTTTGTTAGCCGGTATGCTAACCGATCAAGTTCAGAGGTATTTGAATTGGACGGCGCGAACCAAGGCAGCGATAGCAATACGGAAGGTTTCGGGACTGCTGGTGATTGTGGTTGCCGGTTATCTTATTTATCTCGCTCTTTGA
- a CDS encoding putative zinc-binding protein, whose translation MSINEKVKVIPCSGMGKVFGLMAREAALRTVGQLCPDKAETMCLAYVVTGDAEAEAGIDGKPCITIDGCPKMCSAKSVAIIGGDIKEEFKVLDIMKEHKGAQPGTATELTTDGWTIVDKIAATLHERVQQIHGEGR comes from the coding sequence ATGTCAATCAACGAAAAGGTTAAAGTCATACCCTGTAGCGGAATGGGCAAAGTTTTCGGCTTGATGGCCAGGGAGGCGGCACTGCGGACTGTTGGCCAGCTATGTCCGGATAAGGCGGAGACCATGTGCCTGGCATATGTCGTGACCGGGGACGCCGAAGCGGAGGCCGGCATTGACGGAAAACCCTGTATTACGATTGACGGTTGTCCCAAGATGTGTTCGGCTAAAAGCGTAGCGATCATCGGCGGTGATATCAAGGAGGAGTTCAAGGTCTTGGACATCATGAAAGAGCACAAAGGCGCCCAGCCGGGCACTGCTACCGAATTGACAACGGACGGCTGGACGATTGTAGATAAGATTGCAGCCACATTGCACGAGCGCGTACAGCAAATTCATGGAGAGGGGAGATAG
- a CDS encoding permease produces the protein MAILKRYKWALLLLIADGAIYAWNHSLGMNIFMQTSDSFVQMLSFIPPVFIILGLLDTWVPREQVVSHLGPGTGIKGMALAILLGVANAGPLYAAFPVAAVMLKKGTSLFNVIVFIGAWATLKVPMFLFETQFLGGLFSVTRWICSLTGIILIAFVIDRLLSDAEKQAIYAKH, from the coding sequence ATGGCCATATTGAAACGCTATAAGTGGGCATTGTTATTGCTGATAGCTGACGGAGCGATATATGCTTGGAACCACTCGCTGGGGATGAATATTTTCATGCAGACGTCCGATAGTTTTGTTCAGATGTTAAGTTTCATCCCACCGGTTTTTATTATATTAGGATTACTCGATACTTGGGTGCCCCGGGAACAGGTGGTCAGTCACCTGGGGCCTGGCACGGGCATCAAAGGTATGGCGCTTGCTATATTGTTGGGAGTTGCTAATGCCGGCCCTTTATACGCTGCCTTTCCAGTAGCGGCAGTGATGCTGAAAAAAGGCACCAGTTTGTTCAATGTAATTGTGTTTATCGGTGCGTGGGCAACCCTAAAAGTCCCGATGTTCCTGTTTGAAACCCAATTTCTCGGTGGATTGTTTTCGGTAACCCGTTGGATATGCAGTTTGACCGGTATTATATTGATCGCTTTTGTCATTGACAGACTGTTGTCTGACGCTGAAAAACAAGCAATCTATGCTAAACATTAG
- a CDS encoding putative zinc-binding protein yields MTKKYAVLPCNGLDKCAGQMAREIALTVCEKTDSQLICPVFYRVADARYNKIANENPLLVIDGCATRCASKLAAEKNLKIYRKMTVTDETQKHGVTLAIEPLRLWEDEINLCAALAAELIKEEDVAESMAAAVIYPVPGDYLIHTKDKFMFRIPPEGFYFTENDCWVQPVGNRARIGVADYVQQSLSDIMFFTPPPVGVEVEQFGEAGAIESGKAVFELVCPVSGKIVAINKELLNSPEKINENPYEQGWIAELELTNFDEEKDFLLDADGYLQVLKRKVDEFHVNQRKG; encoded by the coding sequence ATGACTAAGAAATATGCCGTACTCCCCTGCAACGGGCTGGATAAATGTGCCGGTCAAATGGCCAGGGAAATCGCCCTGACCGTATGCGAAAAAACGGACAGCCAGCTCATCTGTCCGGTCTTCTACCGGGTGGCCGACGCAAGATATAACAAGATCGCCAACGAGAATCCGCTATTGGTGATCGACGGCTGCGCAACCCGTTGCGCGAGCAAACTTGCGGCGGAAAAGAACTTGAAAATTTACCGAAAAATGACTGTAACCGATGAAACGCAAAAACATGGCGTAACACTGGCGATAGAACCCTTACGGCTTTGGGAGGATGAAATAAACTTGTGTGCGGCACTGGCCGCCGAACTGATCAAAGAAGAGGACGTTGCGGAAAGCATGGCGGCTGCCGTTATCTATCCGGTTCCCGGCGATTATCTCATCCATACCAAAGATAAATTTATGTTTCGCATTCCTCCGGAAGGCTTCTACTTTACCGAGAATGACTGTTGGGTACAGCCTGTCGGCAACCGTGCAAGAATTGGCGTCGCGGATTATGTGCAGCAGAGCCTGTCTGACATCATGTTTTTCACGCCGCCGCCGGTCGGGGTCGAGGTAGAGCAGTTCGGTGAAGCGGGCGCCATCGAGTCCGGTAAGGCAGTGTTCGAACTAGTCTGCCCGGTCAGCGGCAAGATTGTGGCAATCAATAAGGAACTGCTGAATTCCCCGGAGAAGATCAACGAGAACCCTTACGAGCAGGGCTGGATAGCCGAATTGGAATTGACCAATTTTGATGAAGAGAAGGACTTTCTGCTAGATGCGGATGGTTACTTACAAGTACTAAAACGAAAGGTGGATGAGTTTCATGTCAATCAACGAAAAGGTTAA
- a CDS encoding cation diffusion facilitator family transporter, whose product MHNHGQDHRDHDHDHGHTHGMRREGNKKGLTIALCITFGIMIAEAIGGWMTNSLALLSDSGHMLSDVGSLALSLMAVWFAAKPASPSKSYGYHRFEILTAFLNGLALFAIAVVIIWESYSRFMEPPVVDSGPMMIIAFIGLVANMVSAWVLLRQGDVKGNINLRSAYLHMISDALGAVGAILAGFFMYQFGWYIADPIISVVVSLMILKGAWSVVRQSIHILMEGTPGKTDIAEITAVLAAIDGVVNVHDVHVWTVTSGYEVFSCHMLIRKGFSPSKVLAQAVPLMEQQFGIRHTTIQVVEEDADVSCWGCQGGVCTFSVAQ is encoded by the coding sequence ATGCACAATCACGGACAGGATCATCGCGATCACGACCACGACCACGGTCATACTCACGGCATGCGGCGTGAAGGCAACAAAAAAGGTCTAACTATTGCGTTGTGTATTACCTTTGGAATTATGATCGCTGAGGCGATAGGCGGGTGGATGACCAATAGCCTTGCGCTACTTTCGGATTCAGGCCATATGCTTAGTGATGTAGGGTCGCTGGCATTAAGTCTCATGGCGGTCTGGTTCGCCGCGAAGCCGGCGTCGCCCAGCAAAAGTTATGGCTACCACCGATTTGAAATTTTGACAGCTTTCTTGAATGGCTTGGCCCTATTCGCCATTGCCGTAGTGATTATTTGGGAATCATACAGCCGGTTTATGGAGCCGCCGGTGGTTGATAGCGGTCCCATGATGATTATCGCCTTCATCGGGTTGGTAGCGAACATGGTCAGCGCCTGGGTGCTTTTACGCCAGGGTGATGTAAAAGGAAACATCAACCTTCGTAGTGCCTATTTGCATATGATCAGTGACGCTCTCGGCGCAGTCGGGGCTATTCTGGCCGGCTTTTTCATGTATCAATTCGGCTGGTATATCGCCGACCCCATCATCAGTGTAGTGGTATCACTGATGATTTTGAAAGGAGCCTGGTCAGTGGTCCGGCAGTCTATCCATATTTTGATGGAAGGTACGCCGGGCAAGACCGATATTGCTGAGATTACCGCCGTGCTCGCCGCCATTGACGGGGTGGTCAATGTCCATGATGTCCATGTATGGACGGTGACCTCCGGTTATGAAGTATTCAGTTGTCATATGCTAATCCGCAAAGGATTCAGTCCGTCAAAGGTATTGGCCCAAGCTGTGCCGCTAATGGAACAGCAGTTTGGTATCCGCCATACGACAATTCAAGTGGTGGAGGAGGATGCCGACGTGAGCTGCTGGGGCTGCCAAGGCGGAGTTTGCACCTTCTCGGTGGCGCAGTAA
- a CDS encoding permease — MLQDFANILVYQWIGLVPGTTLGEALNFFVYDTLKIFIMLTVIIFAVSILRTYFPPEKTKKILSHKSEFFGNIVAALLGIVTPFCSCSAVPVFIGFIESGVPLGITFSFLISAPMVNEVALIMLWGLLGWKIAAIYIASGVTIAIVGGYVIGRFKLEHLVEDYVYQIKMGDTEIIEQTFADRLYYARDYTKEILKKVWPYIIVAIAIGGVIHGYAPEDFLAKYAGKDNLFAVPLAVLIGVPLYSNAAGVIPIVTALIQKGMSLGTALAFMMSVTALSFPEMVILRNVLKPKLLVVFIAILAVAIVFTGYLFNIII; from the coding sequence GTGTTACAAGATTTTGCAAATATATTGGTATATCAATGGATAGGACTTGTACCCGGAACAACACTAGGGGAAGCGTTAAACTTCTTCGTTTATGACACTTTGAAAATTTTTATTATGTTGACGGTGATTATTTTTGCTGTTTCGATCCTTCGTACTTATTTCCCGCCGGAAAAAACCAAGAAGATTTTAAGCCACAAAAGTGAGTTCTTTGGAAACATTGTCGCTGCGTTACTCGGTATTGTCACACCGTTTTGCTCTTGCTCTGCCGTGCCAGTATTCATTGGGTTTATCGAGTCCGGAGTACCGCTGGGCATTACATTTTCCTTTTTGATTTCAGCGCCAATGGTAAATGAAGTAGCTTTAATCATGCTGTGGGGCTTGTTGGGATGGAAAATTGCAGCAATCTATATTGCCAGTGGTGTTACAATTGCCATTGTCGGGGGATATGTTATCGGCCGTTTCAAATTGGAACACTTGGTTGAAGATTATGTATATCAGATTAAAATGGGTGACACTGAAATTATCGAGCAAACCTTTGCTGATAGATTGTACTATGCACGGGACTATACAAAAGAAATTCTGAAGAAGGTCTGGCCGTACATTATTGTGGCAATTGCCATTGGTGGAGTCATTCACGGCTACGCCCCGGAAGATTTTCTTGCTAAGTACGCGGGGAAAGATAATCTCTTTGCCGTTCCGCTCGCCGTCTTGATCGGCGTGCCGCTATATTCTAATGCCGCAGGTGTAATTCCAATTGTTACTGCTCTTATCCAAAAAGGAATGAGTTTGGGAACTGCTTTGGCTTTTATGATGTCGGTTACAGCGCTTAGTTTTCCTGAAATGGTTATTCTGCGAAATGTGCTAAAGCCAAAACTACTTGTTGTTTTTATTGCAATTCTAGCAGTCGCTATTGTCTTTACTGGGTATTTATTTAATATTATAATATAA
- a CDS encoding thioredoxin family protein, translating to MIQFSTRKRMAITVVIGLVMVFTFWVVDNGNKAQGMEQFEQVLHNGQPTVLDLGSGTCVPCKMMKPILDELGQEYENRVNVVVLEIGDYQYLARQYRIRVIPTQIFFDKDGNEYWRHEGFLPKEVIKTKLRELGID from the coding sequence ATGATACAATTCAGCACAAGAAAACGGATGGCTATAACCGTGGTAATTGGCCTGGTAATGGTATTCACTTTTTGGGTTGTTGATAACGGAAATAAGGCCCAAGGCATGGAACAATTTGAACAGGTTTTACATAACGGCCAACCTACGGTGCTTGATTTAGGCTCTGGCACTTGTGTGCCTTGTAAGATGATGAAACCCATTCTTGACGAACTGGGTCAGGAATATGAAAACAGAGTCAATGTGGTTGTACTGGAAATTGGCGATTATCAATATTTAGCCCGCCAGTATCGGATAAGGGTAATTCCTACCCAAATCTTTTTTGATAAAGACGGAAACGAATATTGGCGGCATGAAGGATTTTTACCGAAAGAAGTGATAAAGACAAAACTTAGGGAATTAGGAATCGATTGA
- the lpdA gene encoding dihydrolipoyl dehydrogenase, which produces MAQVYEVKLAILGGGPAGYLAAVRAAQLGADVAIVERDQFGGVCLNRGCIPTKALLRTVELAALGGRGQEFGVTGQPSAVSWSAAHSRKSRVVKSLRLGVEHLLGKEQIHIFRGQGSIVNSARLAVETDEGTVTINCRNMLVATGSVPARPNIPGVPSAAVLTSDELLSLEEVPKRLAIIGGGVIGLEFAQMFNGLGTKVSIIEMAEQVLPQEDAEMAGEVLKSLKRQGMQVHLSSAVTEIITAETGTKVKFKTKDKDNQVEADYVLLATGRKPAVPTELVALGAATGAQGALVVNAQMATTIPGIYAAGDVTGGKLLAHKAYAEGRAAVENALGSSCGVNYQAVPSCVYIQPELATVGLNENEAAQQGREVKLGRFYFRNNGRALCLGERDGLVKVVADSRTHGILGAQIFGPQATELISELTLAVAMGIKAEVLADLVHPHPTLSEAVMEACADVVGRAIHKG; this is translated from the coding sequence ATGGCGCAAGTATATGAAGTGAAGCTGGCTATTTTAGGCGGAGGGCCGGCTGGCTATCTGGCGGCCGTTCGGGCCGCGCAGCTCGGAGCCGATGTCGCCATTGTCGAGCGCGACCAATTCGGCGGCGTGTGTTTAAATCGTGGCTGCATTCCCACCAAAGCGCTGTTGCGTACGGTGGAACTGGCGGCCCTCGGCGGCAGGGGGCAGGAATTTGGCGTTACGGGCCAACCATCTGCAGTGTCCTGGTCTGCAGCGCACAGCCGGAAGAGCCGGGTAGTTAAGAGTTTACGACTGGGTGTTGAGCATTTGTTAGGAAAGGAACAGATTCATATCTTCAGGGGCCAGGGGAGCATTGTAAATTCCGCGAGGCTGGCAGTTGAAACGGATGAAGGTACGGTAACCATAAACTGCAGGAACATGCTGGTGGCTACCGGATCTGTGCCGGCGCGGCCCAATATTCCCGGTGTACCATCGGCGGCAGTGTTGACTAGCGATGAACTGTTGTCCCTGGAAGAAGTACCAAAGCGTCTGGCGATTATCGGCGGCGGAGTAATTGGCCTGGAGTTTGCCCAGATGTTTAACGGACTGGGAACTAAGGTCTCCATCATCGAAATGGCGGAGCAGGTGCTGCCGCAGGAAGATGCGGAGATGGCCGGAGAAGTGCTTAAAAGCTTGAAGCGGCAAGGCATGCAGGTCCATTTATCAAGTGCTGTCACCGAAATCATTACCGCCGAGACGGGGACGAAGGTCAAGTTTAAGACAAAAGACAAGGATAACCAGGTAGAGGCCGATTATGTACTGCTGGCGACTGGGCGCAAACCGGCTGTGCCGACGGAATTGGTCGCTCTTGGCGCGGCTACCGGTGCGCAAGGGGCGCTGGTCGTGAATGCGCAGATGGCGACCACCATCCCAGGAATCTACGCGGCAGGCGATGTGACCGGTGGCAAACTGCTGGCCCACAAAGCTTACGCCGAGGGCCGGGCGGCAGTGGAGAATGCGTTGGGCTCTTCTTGTGGCGTGAATTATCAAGCAGTTCCGTCCTGCGTGTATATCCAGCCGGAACTGGCAACCGTCGGACTCAATGAAAACGAGGCTGCCCAGCAGGGGCGTGAGGTAAAGCTGGGGCGGTTTTATTTCCGCAACAATGGTCGGGCGTTATGTCTTGGTGAGAGGGACGGGCTGGTGAAGGTAGTCGCCGACAGCCGGACCCATGGTATTCTGGGTGCGCAAATCTTTGGCCCGCAGGCGACTGAGCTGATATCCGAACTAACCTTGGCGGTGGCAATGGGCATTAAAGCCGAGGTGTTGGCCGACCTTGTGCATCCGCATCCCACATTAAGCGAGGCGGTGATGGAGGCCTGCGCCGATGTCGTTGGCCGGGCTATTCATAAAGGATAA
- a CDS encoding sulfite exporter TauE/SafE family protein, whose amino-acid sequence MIELWAGLVTFTATTVLTVAGVGAAFILVPIYLALGIELHTAMSTALLLNGISMIFASITFAREKLILWRLALPIILAATVLSPVGAYASQYVPRSNLLLLFIAFLIFAASMMLFYKPGGNKGNKKDEQAVALISRNVSSNETEGVKGMWTIGAPVGGVAGFIGGLLGVGGGNIIVPALVWLGIPAKKASATSSFIVIFSSLAGFAGRASLGNLDGGLLAYTVAGSVAGALLGSWLMSKKLQNKHVKVIIGILLYAIAGKMLFDLWR is encoded by the coding sequence ATGATTGAATTATGGGCTGGCCTAGTCACTTTTACGGCGACCACAGTATTGACGGTCGCCGGGGTAGGAGCCGCATTTATTTTGGTTCCGATTTATCTGGCGTTGGGTATTGAACTCCATACGGCCATGAGCACGGCGCTGTTACTCAATGGTATTTCCATGATTTTTGCTTCGATCACTTTTGCCAGGGAAAAGCTGATTTTATGGCGGCTTGCTCTACCTATTATACTTGCGGCCACGGTATTGTCGCCGGTCGGTGCTTACGCCAGCCAGTATGTTCCGCGCAGTAACCTGTTGCTATTATTTATTGCATTTCTTATATTTGCCGCATCGATGATGCTGTTTTATAAACCGGGTGGTAATAAAGGTAATAAAAAGGATGAGCAAGCTGTAGCGCTTATCAGCCGCAATGTTAGCAGCAATGAGACAGAAGGCGTAAAAGGCATGTGGACCATAGGCGCGCCGGTGGGTGGCGTAGCTGGCTTTATCGGTGGACTCCTGGGGGTGGGCGGCGGCAACATCATCGTGCCGGCATTAGTTTGGCTGGGTATCCCCGCCAAGAAAGCTTCGGCCACCAGCTCGTTTATTGTTATCTTTTCGTCGCTGGCGGGGTTTGCCGGGCGGGCCTCTCTTGGCAATCTGGACGGCGGGCTCTTGGCCTATACAGTGGCCGGTTCAGTGGCTGGGGCGCTGCTCGGCTCCTGGCTGATGAGCAAAAAACTGCAGAATAAACACGTTAAGGTTATTATCGGTATCTTGCTGTATGCGATTGCCGGTAAAATGCTGTTTGACCTATGGCGCTGA
- a CDS encoding ferredoxin family protein, whose protein sequence is MSEETFMGVPRDKIDWKPTIDYSKCNYCMECVKFCPHKVYQVQEEAEIKLIVANPTNCVVFCRACGKTCGLDALSFPNKAEVSKKIKEMRTGGNGND, encoded by the coding sequence ATGAGCGAAGAGACTTTCATGGGGGTGCCAAGAGACAAGATCGACTGGAAGCCCACGATTGACTACTCAAAATGTAACTATTGCATGGAATGTGTTAAGTTCTGTCCCCACAAGGTTTATCAGGTGCAGGAAGAAGCAGAAATCAAGCTGATTGTGGCTAACCCGACCAACTGTGTTGTCTTTTGCCGGGCCTGCGGCAAGACCTGCGGCCTGGATGCATTGTCCTTTCCTAATAAAGCGGAAGTATCCAAAAAGATTAAAGAAATGCGCACGGGAGGAAATGGCAATGACTAA
- a CDS encoding putative zinc-binding protein, whose translation MAEELKIGVVSCSGEDCLGGTISRLATRKMLDEVRPDKTVTICLPLFLAGGQEERMFAKTFPTIAVDGCNKACAKRATEKYSGKVNGTILVSDIIGDTVSESAALSTRDVTAEHQTMVDKVAAEITKQFDAILNANSKNQAGSTATSCGCSCSGGCG comes from the coding sequence ATGGCGGAGGAACTGAAAATCGGCGTGGTATCTTGCAGCGGGGAAGATTGCCTGGGAGGGACGATTTCACGTCTGGCCACGCGCAAGATGCTGGATGAAGTACGTCCGGACAAAACGGTCACTATATGCTTGCCGCTCTTTTTGGCCGGCGGGCAGGAGGAAAGGATGTTTGCCAAGACATTTCCGACAATCGCCGTGGATGGCTGCAACAAGGCGTGCGCCAAGCGAGCGACGGAGAAATATAGCGGTAAGGTTAACGGTACAATACTTGTATCGGATATTATCGGCGATACGGTTTCCGAGTCCGCGGCTCTATCTACGAGGGACGTAACGGCCGAGCATCAAACCATGGTGGATAAAGTGGCGGCGGAAATTACCAAGCAGTTTGACGCAATATTGAATGCAAACAGTAAAAACCAAGCCGGCTCGACAGCTACTTCCTGCGGTTGCAGCTGCAGTGGCGGTTGTGGTTAA
- a CDS encoding lipoate--protein ligase produces MLHIVNPCTDPYFNLALEEYFLKNEPAANDLVILWRNAPTVVVGRNQNTAAEINQPFIADRHIQVVRRLSGGGAVYHDLGNLNFTFITAASGNRNKDFFRFSVPVIDALATLGVKAKFSGRNDLTIDGQKFSGNAQYLHHGRLLHHGTLLFDTDLTILAQALAGPEAKYSPPAVPSVRSRVTTIRPYLKQPITITEFEDILLKAVFRHAGTDYRKYALSVADCQSIEALARSRYQDPAWNYGTLPPYNRSSKKKFAGGTVQVLLNIQNETIQHCKIFGDFFATGDIDDLEAALSGTAYSRESLGKIIAAWLAEHPIHDIALDNLLACFFPNL; encoded by the coding sequence ATGCTGCATATTGTCAACCCTTGCACTGATCCCTATTTCAATCTGGCCCTGGAGGAATATTTTCTTAAAAACGAGCCTGCCGCCAATGACCTGGTCATTCTATGGCGCAACGCTCCGACGGTGGTCGTCGGCCGAAACCAAAATACCGCTGCCGAAATCAATCAGCCCTTTATCGCCGACCGACACATCCAAGTCGTACGCCGCCTCTCGGGCGGCGGCGCGGTGTATCACGATTTGGGCAACTTGAACTTTACCTTCATCACTGCTGCTTCCGGCAACCGAAACAAGGACTTTTTCCGCTTCAGCGTTCCAGTTATCGATGCCCTGGCTACTCTGGGCGTAAAGGCCAAGTTTTCCGGCCGCAATGATCTGACCATCGACGGACAAAAGTTTTCCGGCAACGCGCAGTACCTACATCATGGCCGCTTGTTGCACCACGGCACTTTGCTATTTGATACCGACCTGACAATATTGGCCCAAGCCTTGGCCGGCCCTGAAGCGAAATATAGCCCCCCCGCTGTTCCGTCCGTGCGCAGCCGAGTTACAACCATTCGCCCCTATCTAAAGCAGCCTATCACCATAACGGAGTTTGAGGACATCTTACTCAAGGCCGTCTTTCGACACGCCGGAACCGACTATCGCAAATACGCACTTTCGGTTGCCGACTGCCAGTCTATTGAGGCTCTCGCCCGCAGCCGCTATCAGGACCCCGCCTGGAATTACGGCACACTCCCTCCCTATAACCGTTCCTCCAAGAAAAAATTTGCCGGTGGTACTGTGCAAGTGTTGCTTAACATACAAAATGAAACCATTCAGCACTGCAAAATATTCGGGGATTTTTTCGCCACCGGCGACATAGATGACCTGGAAGCGGCGCTCAGTGGCACAGCCTATTCCCGAGAGTCCCTCGGTAAAATTATTGCGGCATGGCTGGCTGAACACCCCATCCACGACATAGCTCTGGACAACTTGCTGGCCTGCTTCTTCCCTAACTTGTAA
- a CDS encoding FmdE family protein: MMQAKDYFEVGLKFHGHKCPAMPLGLRAGAAAMNALGVERSQDKELVMVVETGNDHAAGCFVDGLMTVTGCTYGKSNIKKTYVGKMAFTLIDTKRQKAVRVQLKPEFFGKMLQSPFVQQRKQGVLPQDVPATITDPLVDGVMKRAEEEFLDISPVFDYVFEKTKGTFDTELCEACGERVFVHKLQNANGKKVCIPCAEKLK; encoded by the coding sequence ATGATGCAGGCAAAAGACTATTTCGAGGTAGGGCTCAAATTCCACGGGCATAAATGCCCGGCTATGCCGCTGGGACTTCGGGCAGGGGCGGCGGCCATGAACGCCCTTGGCGTGGAACGCTCTCAAGACAAGGAACTGGTAATGGTGGTGGAGACTGGCAATGATCACGCCGCCGGTTGCTTTGTCGACGGGCTGATGACCGTTACTGGCTGTACTTACGGGAAAAGCAACATCAAGAAAACTTATGTTGGAAAAATGGCGTTCACCTTGATTGACACCAAACGGCAAAAAGCAGTACGCGTCCAGCTTAAACCGGAGTTTTTCGGCAAGATGCTGCAGTCGCCCTTTGTTCAACAACGCAAGCAGGGTGTGCTGCCGCAAGACGTGCCGGCAACGATCACCGACCCATTGGTTGACGGGGTTATGAAACGGGCCGAAGAAGAATTTTTGGATATCAGTCCTGTATTTGATTATGTGTTTGAAAAAACCAAAGGCACATTTGACACCGAATTGTGCGAGGCATGCGGTGAGCGCGTATTTGTGCACAAACTGCAAAATGCAAATGGGAAAAAAGTCTGTATCCCCTGCGCGGAAAAACTGAAATAA
- a CDS encoding permease, with product MDILFFYGLAAVGVLWSYTKDRQKTKQSLKKAWKAFDTILPAFAVILLLIGIILAVVSPAVVTALLGANSGIYGMIIAAIVGSIALIPGFIIFPLAKTVLGMGAGIMQVAVFISTLMMVSVVTAPMEAQLFNRKVVLLRNGLSLLFSFVVAIVLGKVVG from the coding sequence GTGGATATTTTGTTCTTTTATGGGCTGGCCGCAGTCGGGGTATTGTGGTCCTATACGAAAGACCGGCAGAAAACGAAGCAGTCACTAAAAAAAGCATGGAAAGCTTTTGATACGATCCTGCCGGCTTTTGCCGTAATATTGTTGTTAATTGGCATAATCCTAGCCGTGGTTTCGCCTGCTGTCGTGACGGCGTTATTAGGAGCTAATTCTGGCATTTACGGCATGATTATTGCTGCTATAGTCGGGTCGATCGCTTTGATTCCAGGCTTTATCATTTTTCCTTTGGCTAAAACGGTACTGGGAATGGGAGCAGGCATTATGCAGGTGGCAGTATTCATATCAACGCTGATGATGGTCAGTGTCGTAACTGCACCAATGGAAGCGCAGCTATTCAATCGCAAGGTTGTGCTGCTACGTAATGGGTTGAGCCTGCTATTTTCCTTTGTGGTCGCAATTGTCCTGGGGAAGGTGGTGGGATAA